The Chryseobacterium aureum genome contains a region encoding:
- a CDS encoding MFS transporter: MKKTNPIWLLTLLVMLPQFVETMYSPVLPMVQEKFGVKEESVTLTISLYFIAFALGVAFWGIQCDRVGRKKSLEYGLITYGIGALAAIFAPDFIVFLAARIISAFGISVGSIVTQTILRDSFDKDNLSKVFSWVGIGLSISPIVGMITGSVLVSAAGHQGVFLTLSVLAILFFILSRQKISETHHSVKKINISTLAGLFKRMIQDQEIIRCCLLIMSFNVLLFSYYSLAPFIFKQHHYPAYAFGYSSIVLAGGIFAGAKLNRYMLFRNIQPEFLVKVSIITAFAASVFVWILGNKGIYFLLPYFFIVMAFSTAIPNILSTALINYKNETGSAGALLGLIYYMLIGSGLISIGFIQHLGISCVLFSGIGVFTILFLENKKKH; the protein is encoded by the coding sequence ATGAAAAAGACAAATCCTATATGGCTGTTGACCTTGCTGGTAATGCTTCCCCAGTTCGTAGAAACCATGTACAGTCCGGTCTTACCCATGGTACAGGAAAAATTTGGAGTGAAAGAAGAATCGGTTACATTGACCATCAGTTTATACTTTATAGCGTTTGCTTTGGGAGTGGCATTTTGGGGTATTCAATGTGACAGAGTAGGAAGAAAAAAATCACTGGAATATGGTCTTATCACTTATGGAATAGGAGCATTGGCAGCAATTTTCGCTCCCGATTTTATTGTTTTTCTTGCCGCCAGAATAATTTCTGCTTTTGGAATTTCTGTAGGTTCTATTGTAACCCAAACCATTTTAAGAGACAGCTTTGATAAAGATAATCTCAGTAAAGTATTTTCCTGGGTTGGAATCGGCCTTTCTATAAGCCCTATAGTAGGCATGATTACAGGTTCAGTATTGGTGTCTGCTGCCGGACATCAGGGAGTATTCCTCACCTTATCTGTACTGGCTATCCTTTTCTTTATTCTTTCGAGGCAAAAAATTTCTGAAACTCATCATTCAGTAAAAAAAATCAATATCAGCACTTTAGCGGGTCTGTTCAAGCGGATGATTCAGGATCAGGAGATCATCAGATGCTGTTTATTAATCATGAGTTTTAATGTTCTGCTGTTTTCGTACTACTCGCTGGCACCGTTTATTTTTAAACAACATCATTATCCTGCGTATGCGTTTGGATACAGCAGTATTGTACTGGCAGGTGGGATATTTGCAGGCGCGAAACTTAACAGGTATATGCTCTTTAGGAATATACAGCCTGAATTCTTAGTTAAGGTAAGTATAATTACAGCATTTGCAGCGTCTGTTTTCGTATGGATTCTTGGAAATAAAGGAATTTACTTTTTACTTCCCTATTTTTTTATTGTGATGGCATTCAGTACGGCTATTCCAAATATTTTGAGTACAGCACTCATCAATTATAAAAATGAAACAGGAAGTGCCGGCGCTCTCTTAGGACTGATCTATTATATGTTGATAGGCTCAGGATTGATAAGCATTGGTTTTATACAGCACCTGGGAATTTCTTGTGTCCTGTTTTCCGGCATTGGTGTTTTCACAATACTATTTTTGGAAAATAAAAAGAAACATTAA
- a CDS encoding AraC family transcriptional regulator — protein sequence MAVLKQNEEFDADSIQEKVVGIASDMVLHDSGFHFHTTKAQLLYAPSGCMTVTTSDRQLILPPFRMLWIPSGEVHRVNFRNIVAYRSIYFDAGYASKYINTGLRILHVNPLLKEIIERICFWEWTPLTNDQTHLLKVFWDEMQNAPEEKLELTMPQDRRFKEISENWTQRDSMPPMLKELAEKTGVVEKTISRIFKKETGLSYQDWRQQWRLQRSIELLVEGNSIGEVSHILDFSSDSAFIEFFKKHTGSTPLQYLMKNG from the coding sequence ATGGCAGTATTGAAACAGAATGAGGAATTTGATGCCGATTCTATACAGGAGAAAGTAGTAGGAATAGCTTCAGATATGGTACTGCATGACTCTGGTTTTCATTTTCATACAACGAAGGCCCAGCTGTTATATGCGCCTTCAGGTTGTATGACGGTGACTACTTCAGACAGGCAATTGATTCTGCCTCCTTTCCGCATGCTTTGGATTCCGTCAGGTGAAGTGCATCGTGTTAATTTTCGCAATATTGTCGCTTACAGATCCATCTATTTTGATGCAGGTTATGCTTCAAAATATATCAATACCGGCCTCAGGATTTTACATGTAAACCCTTTACTGAAGGAAATTATAGAAAGGATTTGCTTTTGGGAATGGACTCCTCTTACAAATGATCAGACTCATCTTTTAAAAGTATTCTGGGATGAAATGCAAAACGCTCCGGAAGAAAAGCTGGAACTCACAATGCCGCAGGATCGCCGTTTTAAAGAAATTTCAGAAAACTGGACCCAGCGTGATTCTATGCCTCCTATGCTGAAAGAGCTCGCAGAGAAAACAGGAGTGGTAGAAAAAACCATCAGTCGTATTTTTAAAAAAGAGACTGGATTATCTTATCAGGATTGGCGGCAGCAATGGCGTTTGCAGCGTTCTATTGAGCTTTTGGTGGAAGGAAATTCCATAGGGGAGGTATCTCATATCCTGGACTTCTCTTCAGACAGTGCTTTTATTGAGTTTTTCAAAAAACATACAGGCTCTACTCCTTTGCAGTACCTTATGAAAAACGGATAA
- a CDS encoding T9SS-dependent M36 family metallopeptidase, with protein sequence MKNKALPLLFAVFSAFPTVLFGQDNEKLIKDYISQNKIREYKKSDLNNIIIDNVDPSKSLNGNVVKFLQTYNGLPIYSSVGTALIKDNKIVYYTDNFVKDYTASTSGTAVINKGTALQKIAEDLKNPDIANFTILEYLEKTQKKSTSAHQRLVYANDESGNLRLAYEYTLMEPKSPNYWNILVDAGNGNILVKNNLTVSCNFHHDAYSSDADYSHADHFENTLAGPQNSIVQNNIPFLVPDNATYNVFPLPIEAPTFGSRSVLTNPWLLNASPEGWHSDGVNHYTVTRGNNVFAYEDVAGTALTAPNYLTGTPAEGGATRNFNFPFDINEAPVNNRNAAITNLFYLNNKIHDVFYQFGFTESAKNFQQNNFGIGPVGGDDDSVYAEAQDGSGLNNANFSSPADGYTPRMQMYLWSSIGRIVYYNAPSAAVSRTPGAGTAQFGMPVPMNGITGDVALSPVLDGCTALPAGSLTEKIGLVERGTCAFAIKVKNLQDAGAKAAIVYNNAANGATLSNMSGNDPTITIPSVLIINSEGEYIKSQLAANTNVNITLKGNMTPDGSFDNGIVIHEYGHGISNRMTGTGSACLNSSVSKEQMGEGWSDFFALMLTNKAGDNATVARGTGTYALGQAITGGGIRPAKYSTNLSVNGYTYGNTNGMEYNNGTAIVPDVHSIGFVWATMLWDLHWKYVEKYGYSSDVLSATPNGSTKVLQLVTDALKLQGCNPSFIDGRNAILAAELATTQGQDKCMIWGVFARRGLGVNASAGVKNNINDQIQDFNVPEECALLATSEVNADKNKNISIYPNPAKDEFYIKFPSNTLGKVSVEMYDMSGKLVSSEDKISPDAKKAISTSNLVNGTYMVKIKGLGFEASSKVMVKK encoded by the coding sequence ATGAAAAATAAAGCTCTACCTCTTTTATTTGCAGTGTTTTCTGCATTTCCTACGGTATTATTTGGACAAGACAATGAAAAACTGATTAAAGATTATATTTCTCAAAATAAAATAAGGGAATATAAGAAGTCTGATCTTAACAATATCATTATTGATAATGTAGATCCTTCAAAATCACTGAACGGGAATGTTGTGAAATTTTTACAGACCTATAATGGCCTGCCAATATACAGCTCTGTAGGAACAGCATTGATTAAGGACAATAAAATTGTTTATTACACCGATAATTTTGTAAAAGATTATACTGCATCTACATCAGGTACAGCTGTTATTAATAAAGGTACAGCACTTCAAAAGATTGCTGAAGATCTTAAGAATCCTGATATTGCCAATTTTACGATTCTGGAATATCTTGAAAAAACTCAGAAAAAATCTACCTCTGCTCACCAGAGACTGGTGTATGCAAACGATGAAAGCGGAAACCTTCGCCTGGCATATGAATATACCTTAATGGAGCCAAAATCTCCAAACTACTGGAATATTTTGGTAGATGCCGGCAACGGGAATATCCTGGTAAAAAATAATCTTACAGTATCTTGTAATTTCCATCATGATGCTTACAGTTCAGATGCTGATTATAGCCATGCAGATCATTTTGAGAATACATTGGCAGGTCCTCAGAACAGCATCGTACAAAATAATATCCCTTTTCTTGTACCGGATAATGCAACATATAATGTATTTCCATTGCCTATTGAAGCGCCTACATTTGGTTCAAGATCTGTTCTTACCAACCCGTGGCTTCTGAATGCCTCTCCTGAAGGATGGCACTCTGACGGGGTAAATCATTATACAGTTACGAGAGGAAATAACGTTTTTGCTTACGAAGATGTGGCAGGAACAGCTCTGACGGCTCCTAATTATCTTACCGGAACTCCGGCAGAAGGAGGGGCTACCAGAAACTTTAATTTCCCTTTTGATATCAACGAAGCGCCTGTAAACAACAGAAATGCGGCTATCACCAATTTATTTTATCTGAATAACAAAATTCACGATGTTTTTTATCAGTTCGGATTTACAGAATCTGCAAAGAACTTTCAGCAGAATAATTTTGGAATCGGGCCTGTAGGAGGAGATGATGATTCTGTATATGCAGAGGCACAGGATGGAAGCGGATTAAATAATGCTAATTTCTCTTCACCAGCAGATGGTTATACTCCCAGAATGCAGATGTATCTATGGTCATCTATAGGTAGAATCGTCTATTACAATGCGCCTAGTGCTGCTGTTTCCCGTACACCGGGAGCTGGAACGGCTCAGTTTGGTATGCCGGTACCCATGAACGGTATAACAGGGGATGTAGCATTGTCTCCCGTTTTAGATGGGTGTACCGCTTTGCCTGCAGGTTCATTGACAGAAAAAATTGGTTTGGTTGAAAGAGGAACGTGTGCTTTTGCCATTAAAGTAAAAAATCTTCAGGACGCAGGTGCCAAGGCTGCTATTGTTTATAATAATGCAGCTAATGGGGCTACTCTAAGTAACATGTCGGGTAATGATCCTACTATCACTATTCCTTCAGTGCTTATTATTAATTCCGAAGGAGAATATATAAAATCTCAGCTTGCAGCAAATACCAACGTAAATATTACACTCAAAGGAAATATGACGCCGGACGGAAGCTTTGATAATGGTATTGTGATCCATGAATATGGCCACGGAATATCCAACAGAATGACAGGTACAGGATCTGCATGTCTGAATTCCAGTGTAAGTAAAGAGCAAATGGGAGAAGGGTGGTCTGATTTCTTTGCCCTAATGCTGACAAACAAAGCCGGAGATAATGCTACCGTAGCAAGAGGTACAGGTACTTACGCATTAGGTCAGGCAATTACAGGAGGTGGTATCAGACCTGCAAAATATTCAACCAACCTTTCAGTTAACGGATATACCTATGGAAATACCAACGGAATGGAATACAACAACGGAACGGCAATAGTTCCGGATGTACACTCTATCGGTTTTGTGTGGGCTACCATGTTATGGGATCTTCACTGGAAGTATGTTGAAAAATATGGATACTCTTCAGATGTATTGTCTGCAACTCCTAACGGAAGTACAAAAGTACTGCAATTGGTAACAGATGCCCTGAAGCTTCAGGGATGTAACCCTAGTTTTATTGACGGAAGAAATGCAATATTGGCAGCGGAACTGGCAACTACACAAGGACAGGATAAATGTATGATCTGGGGTGTTTTTGCAAGAAGAGGATTAGGGGTGAATGCTTCAGCCGGAGTTAAAAATAACATTAACGACCAGATTCAGGACTTTAATGTACCGGAAGAATGTGCATTATTAGCTACCAGTGAAGTAAATGCAGATAAAAACAAAAATATCTCTATCTATCCGAACCCGGCTAAAGATGAGTTCTATATTAAATTCCCAAGCAATACTTTAGGAAAAGTAAGTGTAGAAATGTATGATATGTCTGGAAAACTGGTTTCTTCTGAAGATAAAATTTCACCGGATGCCAAAAAAGCCATCTCTACAAGCAATTTGGTAAACGGAACTTATATGGTTAAAATCAAAGGACTTGGTTTTGAAGCGTCTTCAAAAGTAATGGTAAAAAAATAA
- a CDS encoding alpha/beta fold hydrolase, with product MKHFRNIMAAFTVTVSGFMLSQVRPLDAMLSDYQYPYEVHFLNLKSQGEDLKMAYMDVKPQKANGKTIMLLHGKNFNGAYWERTAKDLSAKGFRVVIPDQIGFGKSSKPHAYQFSFSQLAENTKGILDELKIDKAIVLGHSMGGMVATRFTLLYPEKVQKLILENPIGLEDYKTFAAYQTIDQAYQSELKNTAEIYKNYQLKFYYDNKWKEEYQPWLDLIAGWTLHKDYPQVAWDAALTSDMIYNQPVCYEFKNIRVPTLLIIGTRDRTAIGKDRAPKELQPKMGQYQELGKKTQREIAGSKLVEIENVGHLPHIEVYPKFIEALYNFIQ from the coding sequence ATGAAACATTTCAGAAATATAATGGCCGCTTTTACAGTAACGGTCTCAGGTTTTATGTTGTCACAGGTAAGACCTCTGGATGCAATGCTGTCTGATTATCAATATCCTTACGAAGTCCATTTTCTTAATTTAAAATCTCAGGGAGAAGATTTGAAAATGGCTTATATGGATGTAAAGCCGCAAAAAGCCAATGGGAAAACAATCATGCTTCTTCACGGGAAAAACTTTAATGGTGCCTATTGGGAAAGAACAGCTAAAGACCTTTCTGCTAAAGGCTTCAGGGTAGTAATTCCGGATCAGATAGGATTTGGAAAATCTTCAAAACCCCATGCATACCAGTTTTCTTTTTCGCAGCTGGCAGAAAATACGAAAGGAATTCTGGATGAGCTGAAAATTGATAAAGCAATTGTGCTGGGCCATTCAATGGGAGGAATGGTAGCCACCAGGTTTACGTTACTATATCCTGAGAAAGTGCAGAAACTGATTCTTGAAAACCCGATAGGGCTGGAAGATTATAAGACTTTTGCAGCCTATCAGACCATTGATCAGGCCTATCAGTCCGAACTTAAAAATACCGCTGAAATCTATAAAAACTACCAGCTGAAGTTCTATTATGATAACAAGTGGAAAGAAGAATATCAGCCCTGGCTTGATCTGATAGCAGGGTGGACACTTCATAAAGATTATCCTCAGGTAGCATGGGATGCAGCACTTACTTCTGATATGATTTATAACCAGCCCGTTTGCTATGAATTTAAAAACATCAGAGTTCCCACATTGCTTATCATTGGTACAAGAGACAGAACAGCGATAGGAAAGGACAGAGCACCTAAAGAACTTCAGCCAAAAATGGGGCAGTATCAGGAATTAGGAAAGAAAACCCAGCGGGAAATTGCCGGGTCAAAGCTCGTAGAAATTGAAAATGTAGGGCACCTTCCACATATTGAAGTTTACCCGAAATTCATTGAAGCACTCTATAATTTTATTCAATAA
- a CDS encoding EamA family transporter gives MKKKNILKGVLFVGIGASIYGMLATFVKMAYHDGFTTSEVTTSQFVLGLVGLLILNFIQTLTSKQKLSLPSSKEVRMLLLAGTSLGGTSLFYYIAVQYINVSIAIVLLMQSVWFSVVVESIITKKLPNARKVISVIIVLLGTVLATNLINMEIELDWHGVFWGLMAAASYTLTMFTSNTLATHLPVFRKSIIMLAGGSVVVFAFLFFAQIGPMYFDGLKSLYLHFTDNTEHIHSFNYSIFLTYGFVLALFGTIIPPILFNVGFPNAGLGLGSIVSSLELPVSVTMAFVLLGEKVFFIQWVGIVLILFAIVLMNLPSRKEKEVSVA, from the coding sequence ATGAAGAAGAAAAATATACTAAAAGGTGTTTTATTTGTAGGGATTGGAGCTAGTATATACGGTATGTTGGCCACATTTGTAAAAATGGCTTACCATGATGGTTTTACCACCTCGGAAGTAACTACCTCCCAATTTGTATTAGGTTTAGTAGGACTTTTGATCCTTAACTTTATTCAGACCCTAACCTCCAAACAGAAATTATCACTCCCAAGTTCTAAAGAAGTAAGAATGCTGCTGCTTGCAGGAACTTCATTGGGAGGAACAAGTTTATTCTATTATATAGCGGTACAATATATCAATGTTTCTATTGCTATTGTATTACTGATGCAGTCTGTATGGTTCAGCGTGGTGGTGGAAAGTATTATTACAAAAAAACTGCCCAATGCCAGAAAAGTAATTTCTGTAATTATTGTATTGCTGGGAACCGTTCTGGCAACGAATCTTATTAATATGGAAATAGAGCTGGACTGGCATGGCGTATTCTGGGGCCTGATGGCGGCAGCTTCATATACTTTGACAATGTTTACGTCTAATACACTGGCTACCCATCTTCCGGTTTTCAGAAAGAGTATTATTATGCTTGCGGGCGGTTCTGTAGTTGTTTTTGCATTTTTATTCTTTGCCCAGATAGGACCGATGTATTTTGATGGTTTAAAATCATTGTACTTACATTTCACAGACAATACAGAACATATCCATTCATTTAACTATTCAATATTCCTGACGTACGGGTTTGTATTAGCGCTGTTTGGAACAATTATACCCCCTATTTTATTTAACGTAGGATTTCCGAATGCAGGGTTGGGGCTGGGAAGTATCGTTTCTTCACTGGAGCTTCCTGTTTCCGTTACCATGGCTTTTGTTTTACTGGGAGAAAAAGTATTTTTCATCCAATGGGTAGGAATTGTTCTTATTCTTTTCGCTATTGTTCTGATGAATTTACCTTCCCGGAAAGAAAAAGAAGTTTCAGTGGCATAA
- a CDS encoding SRPBCC family protein — protein sequence MDNYNTTLELKATAENIYEALVYQIPRWWTELFTGSSAQTGDLFTVRFGDEIHKTMRIKEAIPHSRLIWYVEDSLIALPELKNQTEWIGTRIVWEMKQKENSSLLQLTHLGLNPAVECYAICSGGWDQFIGSLKLFLETGNGTPYRK from the coding sequence ATGGACAATTACAATACTACCCTTGAACTAAAAGCTACGGCGGAGAATATCTATGAAGCTCTTGTTTATCAAATTCCTCGCTGGTGGACAGAACTGTTTACCGGATCATCCGCGCAGACCGGGGATCTGTTTACCGTAAGATTTGGAGATGAAATTCATAAGACAATGCGGATCAAAGAAGCAATACCCCATTCAAGGCTGATCTGGTATGTTGAAGATTCGCTAATTGCCCTTCCTGAATTAAAAAATCAGACCGAGTGGATTGGGACAAGGATAGTCTGGGAAATGAAACAAAAGGAAAACAGCAGTTTGCTTCAGCTTACGCATTTAGGATTAAATCCGGCTGTGGAATGTTATGCCATTTGTTCCGGTGGCTGGGATCAGTTTATCGGAAGTCTGAAACTCTTTCTGGAAACCGGAAACGGAACTCCCTACAGAAAGTAA
- the rplS gene encoding 50S ribosomal protein L19 yields MDLLKYVQDKYIAKKEFPEFKAGDTITVYYEIKEGQKTRTQFFKGTVIQLRGTGSTKTFTIRKMSGDVGVERVFPINMPALQKIEVDRRGRVRRARIYYFRDLRGKKARIKDAAYKKK; encoded by the coding sequence ATGGATTTATTAAAGTACGTACAAGACAAGTACATTGCGAAAAAAGAATTCCCTGAATTCAAAGCAGGTGATACCATTACGGTGTATTACGAAATTAAAGAAGGACAAAAAACCAGAACTCAGTTCTTCAAAGGAACAGTTATCCAACTAAGAGGTACTGGATCTACAAAAACTTTTACCATCAGAAAAATGAGTGGTGATGTAGGTGTAGAGAGAGTATTCCCTATTAACATGCCTGCACTTCAGAAGATTGAAGTTGATAGAAGAGGTAGAGTTAGAAGAGCTAGAATTTACTACTTCAGAGACCTTAGAGGTAAAAAAGCAAGAATCAAAGACGCTGCTTACAAGAAGAAATAA